Genomic DNA from Hymenobacter jejuensis:
TGGCCTCGTACGGTTCCTGCATCAGCTGCTCGGTAAGGGGCGTACGCAGCAGCAGAAAGCCTGCCACCAGCAACACAATGCCAATGGCTATATAACTGATTATCTGAATCTTGTGGCTTTTGGCCAATTGCTTGTTCGCGTGCTGAAGCTTGTGCGTGGTATGCCGCAGTTGCTTTTCCAATTCGCTGAGGCGGGCGCGTAGGGCCTGTTCGGCATTCCGGTCAATCAGCGCCGACGGAATGGCACCGGGGCGCAGGGAAATGTCGTGGCTACGGCGCCGTATCGGGTCGGTGAGCACCTCATAAGCCTCCTGCACTTCCCGAAACCGCTCGGTGAAGAAAGGTGTATTATGATGGCGATCTGGATGTAAGTGCTTGGCGTAGAGACGATAAGCTTGCTTTATCTGCTCCGCGCTTGCTGACGTCGGCACGCCAAGTACCTGATAATAATTAGGCATCAATAATTCAGCACTAGTGAATAGAACCGCAAACGTAAATATAAATAAAACAAGGAAGGCGAAAGACCCGTGCTCCAAAATTAGGGGCACGGGCCTTTCGCCTTCGCGGAAGTAAGGAGTACGATTACCGGCTAATCGGCACTGGAAAACAGCACGTTAGGAACCGTGGCAGGCGCCGAAGCAAGCGTAGCCACCGCGGAGCCGATAACCAGATAATCGCCGGCCACGACCGTTTTGTCGGTGATGAAGCCCTCCTTGGGGGCGGCTACATACACAAAGCCCAACTGCGGCGTAAGTTGTTGGAGGCGCTGCTTTACCTCTTGCAGGCGAAGCTGAACGGAATCGAGGCGGGCTTTCGAGGCGGAGCTTGGGTGCTGCAAATGGCTGGCACTTAGGCTATTGTATTGCTGTTGGCGTTGCTGATAAAGGGCCTGTAGGTGTTGGCGGGCGGGGTTGGGCAAGGGCA
This window encodes:
- a CDS encoding TonB family protein, whose product is MPNYYQVLGVPTSASAEQIKQAYRLYAKHLHPDRHHNTPFFTERFREVQEAYEVLTDPIRRRSHDISLRPGAIPSALIDRNAEQALRARLSELEKQLRHTTHKLQHANKQLAKSHKIQIISYIAIGIVLLVAGFLLLRTPLTEQLMQEPYEAISYQLEPALPADTTLPNNTYTAAEVMPRFPGGTRGLLKYINAQIEYPPQALHQGVQGKVFVSFVVDKAGWVRDIRIVKGLGSGTDEETERVLHLLPRFIPGYQNHIPVNVAFTMPITFRLE
- a CDS encoding efflux RND transporter periplasmic adaptor subunit, with amino-acid sequence MKKLITLLLPSLFAVSSGALLVGCTDKPTENAAATVASSIPTLVSTSKAPILAADEAVRSKVAGRVWEVFFASGDHVQKDQVLLKLAVPLPNPARQHLQALYQQRQQQYNSLSASHLQHPSSASKARLDSVQLRLQEVKQRLQQLTPQLGFVYVAAPKEGFITDKTVVAGDYLVIGSAVATLASAPATVPNVLFSSAD